A portion of the Leptospira broomii serovar Hurstbridge str. 5399 genome contains these proteins:
- a CDS encoding rhodanese-like domain-containing protein codes for MNNDKLFLSVIVLLTTMQIGCGKNDEGREIPNWLEQGALVVDVRTPQEFAVEHYPGAINIPINDLHSHLGELGPKQGKIILYCQSGGRSARAKTILKEEGFTEVRDAGGIRNLFSVASQK; via the coding sequence ATGAATAACGATAAATTATTTCTAAGCGTGATAGTCCTGTTAACTACTATGCAAATAGGTTGCGGGAAAAACGATGAGGGACGTGAAATTCCGAATTGGCTGGAGCAAGGGGCACTCGTCGTCGATGTAAGAACTCCCCAGGAATTCGCAGTCGAACATTATCCGGGAGCGATCAATATTCCCATCAATGATCTGCACTCGCATTTGGGTGAGTTAGGACCGAAGCAAGGAAAAATTATATTGTACTGTCAGTCAGGCGGTAGAAGTGCAAGGGCAAAAACAATTTTGAAAGAGGAAGGATTTACCGAAGTACGGGACGCGGGCGGTATTCGAAATTTATTCTCCGTCGCCTCCCAAAAGTAA
- a CDS encoding RNA polymerase sigma factor, giving the protein MEKESESLKQLFQKEFSKMVAVISKRFGLQHIELAEDIVSETFLLASETWRIKGIPGNPTAWLYVVAKRKTLHHFRRSKTFERKIIPELTLRQERNSEAADLNFSEQNIKDSQLQMLFAICNPAIASEAQIGLALRILCGFGIDEIAEAFLSNKETINKRLFRAKEKLRIEKVKMELPQENEIADRLDNVLHIIYLLFNEGYYSKTQNRILRKDFCLEALRLGVMLSEYERTNRPRTNALLSLMCFHASRFGARQTDENPLVLYELQNEELWDKALVNQGIHFLNISAQGDEISSYHLEAKIAYWHCIKEDTEEKWKDILQLYNQLLMVNYSPSVALNRTFALYKANGRDEAIVEAEKLKLENNHFYFVLLGELYKTVDDRKAKLNFQKAYSLAKTQTEKLGIRKKIDDIG; this is encoded by the coding sequence ATGGAAAAAGAATCCGAATCATTAAAGCAATTATTCCAGAAGGAATTTTCCAAAATGGTTGCCGTTATTAGTAAACGTTTCGGATTACAACACATAGAATTAGCCGAAGATATCGTAAGCGAAACGTTCTTATTGGCATCGGAAACCTGGAGAATTAAAGGCATTCCAGGCAATCCGACGGCATGGCTTTACGTCGTCGCAAAACGAAAAACTCTTCATCATTTCAGAAGAAGTAAGACTTTCGAAAGAAAAATAATTCCCGAATTAACCTTAAGGCAGGAACGGAATTCCGAAGCCGCCGATTTAAATTTCTCCGAACAAAACATCAAGGATAGTCAGCTTCAGATGCTTTTTGCCATTTGCAATCCTGCTATTGCAAGCGAGGCTCAAATCGGATTGGCGCTGCGTATTTTATGCGGTTTCGGTATAGATGAAATCGCAGAAGCATTTTTATCGAATAAGGAAACGATCAATAAAAGGTTGTTTAGGGCAAAAGAAAAATTACGGATTGAAAAAGTAAAAATGGAGCTCCCGCAGGAAAATGAGATAGCCGACCGGCTCGATAATGTTCTACACATTATTTATCTTCTTTTCAACGAAGGATATTATTCAAAAACTCAAAATCGAATTCTGCGAAAGGACTTTTGTTTGGAAGCTCTGCGCCTCGGCGTTATGCTCTCCGAGTATGAGAGAACGAATCGACCTAGGACGAATGCATTGCTTTCCCTAATGTGTTTTCATGCGTCTAGATTCGGTGCAAGACAAACCGACGAAAACCCTCTCGTTCTATACGAGCTGCAAAACGAGGAATTATGGGATAAGGCGTTGGTAAATCAAGGAATTCATTTTTTGAATATTTCCGCCCAAGGAGACGAGATAAGCTCGTATCATTTAGAGGCGAAAATCGCTTATTGGCATTGTATAAAGGAAGACACGGAGGAGAAATGGAAAGATATTCTTCAATTGTATAATCAGCTTCTTATGGTAAATTATTCTCCGAGCGTAGCATTGAATCGGACATTCGCCTTGTACAAAGCGAATGGAAGAGATGAAGCCATCGTCGAGGCGGAGAAGTTAAAGCTGGAAAATAATCATTTTTACTTCGTTCTATTAGGAGAACTTTATAAAACTGTCGATGACCGAAAAGCGAAATTGAATTTTCAAAAAGCTTATTCGTTAGCCAAGACGCAGACAGAAAAACTAGGTATTCGGAAAAAAATAGACGATATCGGATGA
- a CDS encoding YciI family protein translates to MKDFMLLFRQPNYDYSNASPQEMQALSKKWQDWVGGIAAQGKLANNGPRLSMEGKVLKAGGVITDGPFVEIRERLGSFIIVKADTLEEATTLAHGCPALDAEGSVEIRPVL, encoded by the coding sequence ATGAAAGATTTTATGCTATTATTCAGGCAACCTAACTATGATTACAGTAATGCGTCGCCTCAAGAGATGCAGGCATTGTCCAAAAAATGGCAAGACTGGGTCGGAGGCATAGCGGCACAGGGAAAATTGGCGAATAACGGTCCCCGCCTATCGATGGAAGGAAAAGTTCTGAAGGCCGGAGGGGTTATTACCGACGGTCCTTTCGTGGAAATCAGAGAGCGCTTGGGCAGCTTTATCATCGTTAAGGCTGATACGTTGGAGGAGGCTACGACATTGGCTCACGGTTGTCCTGCGTTAGACGCCGAAGGTAGCGTGGAAATTCGACCAGTTCTTTGA
- a CDS encoding carboxymuconolactone decarboxylase family protein, with the protein MKQRINVYEKGGNAMKPLFGLGTYLAKSIVEKSLLDLINFRVSQINGCAYCLDMHSKDLRAKGETEQRLYMLEAWRETPFYSDRERAALAWAEAITEIKETRVPDEVFEQARKQFSEEELIDLTLSIITINSFNRINIAFRTPAGTYQVGQHAALIK; encoded by the coding sequence GTGAAACAGAGAATTAACGTTTATGAGAAAGGTGGTAACGCAATGAAACCTCTATTCGGTTTAGGCACGTACTTGGCGAAATCGATCGTAGAGAAATCACTCCTGGATTTAATAAATTTTAGAGTGTCGCAAATCAACGGTTGTGCTTATTGCCTCGATATGCATTCGAAGGACCTGCGCGCAAAGGGAGAAACGGAACAGCGTCTTTATATGTTGGAAGCTTGGCGGGAAACTCCTTTTTACTCGGATCGGGAACGCGCAGCGCTAGCATGGGCGGAGGCAATCACTGAAATCAAGGAAACACGCGTTCCTGACGAAGTTTTTGAACAAGCTAGAAAACAATTTTCGGAGGAAGAACTGATTGATCTAACTTTATCGATTATAACGATTAACAGTTTTAATCGCATTAATATTGCGTTTCGTACGCCGGCCGGAACATATCAGGTCGGTCAGCATGCAGCGTTGATAAAGTAG
- a CDS encoding DoxX family protein gives MANPINSIQGKEEAVLSESEKKAKWIKTAKWIYWVITLSFVVTMLMAAVMLLAGVSYNVEGIVHLGYPIYVCKILGVAKLLGGIFILQNRFRILKEWAYAGYSFNLLGAAASHSFSGDSFGAIITPIVILSMVLLSYRQWKTGWM, from the coding sequence ATGGCAAATCCTATAAATTCGATCCAAGGGAAGGAAGAGGCCGTACTCTCGGAATCGGAAAAGAAGGCAAAATGGATAAAAACCGCTAAATGGATCTACTGGGTGATAACGCTATCCTTCGTGGTAACGATGTTGATGGCCGCGGTCATGCTACTTGCAGGAGTTTCCTATAATGTGGAAGGCATCGTTCACCTGGGGTATCCAATTTACGTCTGCAAAATTCTGGGAGTAGCAAAACTTTTAGGCGGGATTTTCATTTTACAGAATAGGTTCCGGATCTTAAAAGAATGGGCTTATGCAGGGTATTCGTTTAACCTTCTTGGAGCAGCGGCATCGCATTCGTTTTCCGGCGATAGCTTCGGAGCGATCATTACGCCGATCGTCATTCTTTCCATGGTTTTACTTTCTTACCGTCAATGGAAAACCGGTTGGATGTAA
- a CDS encoding helix-turn-helix transcriptional regulator: MKIEKYIPSDLLKPFVQTYLVIESDNGMQNRILPSSSVVLSFRIKGRVSSLEEFGENSIPLLGISGIRRFPRLIRYSPGAAALLVIFKEGGATAFFKEPMHEIFGMNLSLDNLTDRIKILETEEKLFEANNHRQRISLIERFLLSELKGIRPDMLVLETIRKIRAAKGDLRIGELLKGLPISRDSYEKKFRRIIGTTPKQFSEIVRMRNLIDQYSPNISLTETAYQAGYYDQAHFIKEFKSFTGLTPKEFFKSKYW; encoded by the coding sequence ATGAAAATTGAGAAATACATACCGAGCGATCTCTTAAAACCGTTCGTTCAAACGTATCTCGTTATCGAGAGCGATAACGGAATGCAGAATAGAATTCTTCCAAGCTCCTCGGTCGTATTGTCTTTTCGTATTAAAGGAAGAGTTTCTTCCTTAGAGGAATTCGGCGAAAATTCGATTCCACTTTTAGGAATTTCAGGAATTAGAAGATTTCCCAGATTGATTCGCTACTCGCCGGGGGCTGCCGCGCTACTTGTGATTTTCAAAGAAGGAGGTGCAACCGCTTTCTTTAAAGAACCCATGCATGAAATCTTTGGAATGAATCTATCTTTGGATAATCTTACGGACCGAATCAAAATTCTGGAGACGGAGGAGAAACTATTCGAAGCGAATAATCACCGGCAAAGAATTTCGCTTATAGAAAGATTTTTGTTATCGGAATTGAAAGGAATCCGACCGGACATGCTGGTGTTAGAAACGATTCGAAAGATACGCGCTGCAAAAGGAGATCTTCGTATCGGAGAGTTGCTAAAAGGACTACCTATCAGTAGGGATTCCTACGAAAAGAAATTTAGGAGAATTATCGGAACCACACCTAAGCAGTTTTCGGAGATTGTACGAATGCGAAATCTGATCGATCAATATTCCCCGAATATAAGTCTGACCGAAACTGCGTATCAAGCGGGCTATTATGATCAGGCGCATTTTATCAAGGAATTCAAATCCTTTACCGGATTAACTCCAAAAGAATTTTTCAAATCTAAATATTGGTAA
- a CDS encoding ArsR/SmtB family transcription factor yields MSKGEFTIDDFELKRDHRETGSASDFVKPLKISIAAVAQHLQFLEESGLVRMKKIDRGRICQIEPSEFSAASHWIADLRALRGGKFDRLGDLIAESDDMG; encoded by the coding sequence TTGTCGAAGGGGGAGTTTACAATCGACGATTTCGAGCTGAAGAGAGATCATCGAGAAACCGGGTCTGCTTCGGATTTTGTAAAGCCGCTCAAAATCTCCATAGCTGCGGTAGCTCAACATTTGCAATTTTTGGAAGAGAGCGGGTTAGTGCGTATGAAAAAAATCGACAGGGGACGAATCTGTCAAATCGAACCTTCCGAATTTTCTGCCGCTAGTCATTGGATTGCCGATTTGCGTGCATTGCGGGGAGGGAAGTTCGATAGATTGGGGGATCTGATCGCCGAATCCGACGATATGGGATAA
- a CDS encoding antibiotic biosynthesis monooxygenase family protein has protein sequence MQKILIDRFIVPKTSKEEFLERVRINRSFIKTIPGFVSDSVYIREEEGNRFYFVTFAIWESQEALETAKKAVLAEYQKQGFVLNAMSNRIGISFERGIFEEATSSKFQEVSA, from the coding sequence ATGCAGAAGATTTTAATCGACCGATTTATAGTTCCAAAAACGTCAAAAGAGGAATTCTTGGAGCGAGTTCGGATAAACCGGAGTTTTATTAAAACGATACCCGGATTCGTGAGCGATTCCGTTTATATACGAGAAGAGGAGGGAAATCGTTTTTACTTTGTCACGTTTGCAATTTGGGAAAGCCAAGAGGCACTCGAAACCGCAAAGAAAGCAGTGCTCGCGGAATATCAAAAGCAGGGATTCGTTCTGAATGCAATGTCGAATCGGATAGGGATTTCCTTCGAACGAGGAATCTTTGAAGAGGCAACTTCTAGTAAGTTTCAGGAGGTAAGCGCATGA
- a CDS encoding alpha/beta fold hydrolase: MTGFVKNQTLEESMPWTSGGILRIFWSGLATSVGTVVVSTIAVELVPHARGISFFSELRYAVLAPVSILITIAAAFLYASLSGRIERARSIFAIILLVLFLFIFLGLELLGVAGLGAAAIPALFLVLLTIVLLVPRLVDHPIRSPIGIAAVLIIGVLEIVGIATALSSERAKPKNIRDLAMEIPRTIFDVDHKFMDLSSGARIHYVDEGNGETLLFLHGNPSWSFQWRTLIQGLRGSYRCIALDYPGFGLSTAPPEFGFTPLEQSLIIEEFVDRLGIRNVTLVMQDWGGPFGLGFAERRPKLIRNVILGSTWAWKTDTSTSRGRFSVIAGGPVGEFVQMNFNGFTSLAIKNGVVRELSPAVIDAYLSPYRPLNRRGIAAFYPGQIVAATDYFTKIETELPRLADKKALIFWALQDRGFPREDLIKFQKAFPRHKTIELPNANHFFFEDSAELMIEEMRTFLSRERKR; the protein is encoded by the coding sequence ATGACAGGTTTCGTAAAAAATCAGACTCTCGAAGAATCGATGCCTTGGACAAGCGGCGGAATTTTGCGAATATTCTGGTCGGGTTTAGCTACGTCCGTTGGTACGGTAGTAGTCTCCACAATCGCAGTCGAGCTCGTGCCTCACGCTCGTGGGATCTCATTCTTTTCCGAACTTAGATACGCTGTCCTTGCGCCGGTCAGTATTTTGATCACAATTGCAGCTGCTTTTTTGTATGCCTCACTCTCCGGACGAATCGAACGAGCACGGTCCATATTCGCGATCATTCTATTAGTACTTTTCTTGTTCATTTTCCTGGGATTAGAATTGCTAGGAGTAGCCGGACTTGGCGCGGCCGCAATTCCTGCTTTATTTTTGGTCTTGCTTACCATAGTCTTACTTGTTCCTAGACTTGTCGATCACCCGATACGCTCACCTATCGGTATCGCAGCCGTCCTAATAATCGGAGTGTTAGAAATAGTCGGCATCGCGACTGCACTTTCAAGCGAACGAGCAAAGCCGAAGAATATCCGGGATCTCGCTATGGAGATCCCGCGCACAATCTTCGATGTAGATCATAAGTTTATGGATCTCTCAAGCGGAGCTCGCATCCATTACGTGGATGAAGGCAATGGAGAAACATTACTCTTTCTGCATGGGAACCCGTCGTGGTCGTTCCAGTGGAGAACACTTATCCAAGGTCTTCGTGGTTCATACCGATGTATAGCGCTCGATTATCCCGGTTTCGGACTATCGACTGCCCCGCCTGAATTCGGTTTCACACCACTTGAGCAAAGTCTTATTATCGAAGAGTTCGTCGATCGCTTAGGGATACGAAACGTAACCTTGGTCATGCAGGATTGGGGAGGTCCATTCGGACTTGGATTTGCAGAAAGGCGTCCAAAGCTTATTCGTAACGTGATTCTCGGAAGCACTTGGGCCTGGAAAACCGATACAAGTACTTCAAGGGGCCGATTCTCAGTCATTGCAGGCGGACCTGTCGGTGAATTCGTTCAAATGAATTTTAACGGATTCACTTCTCTCGCTATCAAGAACGGTGTCGTTCGCGAACTTTCTCCCGCCGTAATCGATGCATATCTGAGTCCGTATCGACCTCTCAATCGCCGCGGTATTGCCGCTTTCTATCCCGGACAAATCGTCGCTGCCACCGATTATTTCACAAAAATCGAGACCGAACTTCCTCGTTTAGCGGACAAGAAGGCGCTCATCTTTTGGGCCCTCCAAGATCGAGGGTTCCCGAGAGAGGATCTGATCAAATTCCAAAAAGCCTTTCCCAGACACAAAACGATCGAACTTCCGAACGCGAATCATTTCTTTTTCGAAGACTCCGCCGAATTAATGATCGAAGAAATGCGAACCTTCCTCTCTCGGGAAAGGAAACGATAA
- a CDS encoding iron chaperone has product MKIKGPSFKNIDEYIENSSPEVRKLLEDLRSTIINSAPTAVEKISYRMPAFELNGNLVYFAAYKNHIGFYPTSSGIKSFQSELSRYKTSKGAVQFPLDNPLPLKLISRIVKYRVKENIAKAKKKKT; this is encoded by the coding sequence ATGAAAATTAAAGGACCAAGCTTTAAGAATATAGACGAGTATATCGAAAATTCTTCTCCCGAAGTCCGGAAACTTCTCGAAGATCTGCGCTCTACTATTATAAATTCCGCACCGACTGCAGTTGAAAAAATCAGTTATCGAATGCCGGCCTTCGAACTAAACGGCAACCTCGTATATTTTGCCGCATATAAAAACCATATCGGATTTTATCCGACTTCCAGCGGCATAAAATCATTTCAATCGGAATTATCACGATATAAAACCTCCAAAGGAGCGGTCCAATTTCCGTTAGATAATCCTCTACCGTTAAAGCTGATTAGTAGGATCGTGAAATATAGAGTAAAAGAAAATATCGCCAAGGCTAAAAAGAAGAAAACTTGA
- a CDS encoding FG-GAP-like repeat-containing protein, producing MVKRYFNRLFINAFYLIVTSGFSLNCWSNPMFLPTVECWVQVPSFRCPKSDINELLLALFAFSPSVTVSNIANHSILQTGFLVGQIRLGMASVSVSLDGGPYSNALINGLNWRYQLPAQAVTGTHWNVGTKHTISVIAADGSGNRTPPIVFTVIKGINHDTDGDGFSDVVITAVPSNAVQGYGLVFLAHGNTGLPSSSPDSILTDGLAGGSYFGDRIGVGDFNGDGYADIVVGSQAAPGFSTFGYVYIFHSSGQSGVTSQNINTGGTYNSLIKGHASGDRLGSFVMGGDLNNDGYDDAILTSPWSGGLGYVIYSLGTAGVPSKDLSVTSADITYNFGGNDDFGLQSAVGDINADGYTDLVVSAPTYNAQQGRLYIFVSNSGAIPGAPQQYLLGPTSPAPGCTAGTGCNFGSSFVLADFNGDSCADLGVGGNTFNTNQGIVFVFNSNCGSVTPYSSVPNATLIGPALATCTGGTNCSFGSSVSTGDTNGDGYSDLFVGAYLASAGYGNAYLFRSPGSIGFSNVDLSSGGTASSVLTGSGAGLNFGIFTALQDITGDGMSDLLVSASTGAGTVFYFKSTGVSGPGNQNLSAGGIATSVLTVPFGQNFGNAIALNRDGSEKNVGLLVPSLEQTMIIVFK from the coding sequence GTGGTTAAACGATATTTTAATCGATTGTTTATCAATGCTTTCTATCTAATAGTTACCAGCGGGTTCAGCTTAAATTGCTGGTCGAATCCGATGTTTCTTCCTACCGTTGAGTGTTGGGTTCAAGTTCCGAGTTTTCGTTGCCCTAAGTCCGATATAAATGAATTACTTTTGGCTCTATTTGCATTTAGCCCCTCGGTCACGGTCTCAAATATTGCGAATCATTCTATTCTTCAAACCGGATTCTTGGTTGGTCAAATTCGTTTGGGAATGGCATCCGTATCCGTTTCTTTAGACGGTGGACCGTATTCCAACGCTTTGATCAACGGCTTGAATTGGAGATACCAACTTCCTGCCCAGGCAGTTACTGGAACCCATTGGAATGTAGGTACTAAGCACACGATTTCCGTAATCGCGGCAGATGGGAGCGGAAATCGGACACCTCCTATAGTCTTCACGGTTATTAAAGGAATCAATCACGACACCGATGGGGACGGATTTTCGGACGTAGTCATTACTGCCGTTCCGAGTAATGCCGTTCAAGGTTATGGCTTGGTATTTTTGGCGCACGGGAACACAGGATTACCTTCCAGTTCTCCCGATTCGATTCTGACAGACGGTCTTGCCGGTGGCTCATACTTCGGAGATAGAATCGGCGTAGGTGATTTTAATGGGGACGGTTATGCGGATATCGTAGTCGGAAGCCAGGCAGCTCCCGGATTCAGTACATTCGGTTACGTTTACATTTTTCATAGCTCCGGGCAAAGCGGCGTTACTAGTCAGAATATAAACACGGGGGGCACTTATAATAGTCTCATTAAAGGGCATGCGAGCGGGGATAGATTAGGCTCTTTTGTAATGGGAGGCGATCTCAATAATGACGGCTACGACGACGCAATCTTAACCAGTCCTTGGTCAGGTGGCCTTGGATACGTTATCTACAGTCTAGGAACTGCCGGCGTTCCTTCTAAAGATCTATCCGTAACCTCTGCCGATATAACGTATAACTTCGGGGGCAATGACGATTTCGGTCTTCAATCCGCGGTGGGAGATATTAACGCTGATGGTTATACGGATCTTGTAGTTTCTGCGCCTACCTATAACGCTCAACAGGGAAGACTTTATATTTTCGTTTCCAATTCCGGCGCCATTCCTGGCGCTCCACAGCAATATTTGCTAGGTCCTACCTCTCCTGCGCCTGGCTGCACTGCCGGAACCGGCTGCAACTTCGGAAGTTCTTTTGTCCTCGCGGATTTTAACGGAGACTCTTGCGCCGACTTGGGAGTCGGAGGAAATACGTTTAACACTAATCAAGGAATTGTTTTTGTTTTTAACTCGAATTGCGGATCGGTCACTCCCTATTCCTCGGTTCCGAATGCTACATTAATCGGACCCGCTTTAGCTACTTGCACCGGCGGTACAAATTGTTCGTTTGGTTCTTCCGTTTCTACCGGAGATACGAATGGTGACGGTTATTCCGATCTATTTGTAGGTGCGTATCTTGCGTCGGCAGGTTATGGAAATGCATACCTCTTTCGAAGCCCGGGCTCGATCGGATTTTCCAATGTAGATTTAAGTTCGGGCGGAACTGCTTCTTCCGTTTTAACCGGTTCCGGGGCCGGCTTAAATTTCGGAATTTTTACGGCTCTTCAAGATATAACAGGGGACGGAATGTCCGATCTCTTAGTTAGCGCCTCGACAGGAGCCGGCACGGTATTCTACTTCAAAAGCACGGGAGTGTCCGGCCCGGGAAACCAAAATTTAAGTGCAGGCGGAATAGCTACTTCAGTCTTGACAGTTCCTTTCGGGCAAAACTTCGGAAATGCAATCGCGTTGAATCGGGATGGATCCGAAAAAAACGTAGGTCTTTTAGTTCCTAGTCTCGAACAAACAATGATAATCGTATTTAAGTAA
- the alkA gene encoding DNA-3-methyladenine glycosylase 2 — protein MLDANICCQAMSTHDTRFDGIFFVAVKSTMIYCRPVCRVKLPLRKNCSFYPSAAAAEVAGYRPCLRCRPELAPGYSPMEAVSRLASQALQMIDEGALNKGSIEDLADDFGVTSRHLRRVIKLKFGVSPIELAQTQRLLLAKRLLTDTNLRITEIAFTSGFSSLRRFNTLFKSRYRMVPGQFRKAYRPTTKNSDKIDCDLSFRPPFDWNSIIGFLGQRILAGVEEIQDEKYLRTVSIDGVTGIISVSPVNGKNLLRARISSSLLPALIPILSSLRRLFDLNAEPISIAHHLGKLSAKNPGLRVPGSFDPFEVGIRAILGQQISVKAATTIAARFVRIFGLTIETGITGLTYLTPTPERVANSNVKRIATLGLPAKRAETILAFSKAVAEKKLNLKPDTNFEKQIEELTSLPGIGDWTAQYIAMRVFGWPDSFPHTDLGIYKALGVNNPSNVLKIAENWRPWRSYATMHLWKSLEEKI, from the coding sequence ATGTTAGATGCAAATATTTGCTGCCAAGCCATGTCGACTCATGATACAAGATTCGACGGAATTTTCTTCGTAGCAGTCAAAAGCACAATGATATACTGTCGCCCCGTTTGTCGGGTAAAATTACCGCTTCGAAAGAACTGTTCTTTTTATCCGAGCGCTGCGGCGGCCGAAGTCGCCGGATACCGTCCTTGCTTACGCTGCCGTCCGGAACTTGCGCCTGGATATTCTCCGATGGAGGCGGTTAGTAGATTGGCTTCTCAGGCATTGCAAATGATTGACGAAGGAGCATTGAACAAAGGTTCAATCGAAGATCTCGCAGATGATTTCGGCGTTACATCCCGCCATTTGAGACGAGTTATAAAACTTAAATTCGGAGTATCTCCGATTGAACTAGCGCAAACGCAACGATTACTCCTTGCGAAACGTCTATTAACGGATACGAATCTTCGAATTACCGAAATAGCGTTTACGAGCGGATTCTCGAGCCTAAGGAGATTCAACACTCTTTTCAAGAGCCGGTATCGAATGGTTCCGGGTCAATTCAGGAAAGCATATCGTCCTACAACAAAGAATTCAGATAAAATCGATTGCGATCTTAGCTTCCGCCCTCCTTTCGACTGGAACTCTATTATCGGTTTTTTAGGTCAACGAATTCTGGCCGGCGTAGAAGAGATTCAGGATGAAAAGTATCTAAGAACCGTCTCCATTGACGGTGTCACCGGTATTATTTCGGTTTCGCCCGTTAACGGAAAAAATCTTTTACGAGCACGGATAAGCTCTTCGCTCCTCCCGGCTTTAATCCCGATACTATCAAGTCTCCGAAGATTATTCGATCTCAATGCGGAACCGATTTCGATCGCACATCATTTAGGTAAATTGTCCGCAAAGAATCCCGGACTTCGTGTCCCCGGCTCTTTTGATCCTTTCGAAGTGGGTATTAGGGCAATCCTCGGACAGCAAATCAGCGTCAAAGCGGCTACCACTATCGCAGCTCGTTTCGTGAGAATCTTTGGTCTTACTATTGAGACCGGCATTACGGGATTAACATATTTGACTCCGACTCCGGAGCGCGTAGCGAATTCCAACGTTAAGAGAATCGCAACCTTGGGTTTACCTGCAAAACGGGCCGAAACGATTCTCGCATTTTCGAAAGCAGTCGCCGAAAAGAAACTGAATCTTAAACCGGATACTAATTTCGAAAAGCAGATCGAGGAATTGACGAGTTTACCTGGAATCGGCGATTGGACCGCCCAATACATCGCGATGCGTGTCTTCGGCTGGCCTGATTCGTTTCCGCATACGGATTTAGGAATTTATAAAGCGCTCGGCGTAAATAATCCGAGTAACGTATTAAAGATAGCGGAGAATTGGCGACCGTGGCGATCCTATGCAACGATGCATCTATGGAAATCTTTGGAGGAGAAGATATGA
- a CDS encoding methylated-DNA--[protein]-cysteine S-methyltransferase codes for MIYYAKIGSPIGELLIISNETNITRICMNKQKYGAEIAADWIEHPDLEPISLASEQLTAYFAGRLKKFDLPLTMIGTPFQKRVWTELVKIPFGRVISYGELARRIDNPNASRAVGLANGKNPMAIVVPCHRVIGSNGNLTGYGGGIPNKQYLLELERSLEQGNIKSDKNCEGELWIWSGQNELPLKYN; via the coding sequence ATGATATACTACGCAAAAATAGGATCACCGATCGGCGAACTTCTTATCATATCGAATGAAACGAACATCACACGCATTTGTATGAATAAGCAAAAATACGGCGCCGAAATCGCAGCGGATTGGATCGAGCATCCCGATCTCGAACCGATATCGCTCGCATCCGAACAGCTCACAGCATACTTTGCCGGACGCCTAAAAAAATTCGATTTACCGCTTACTATGATAGGAACTCCTTTTCAGAAACGAGTATGGACGGAGCTTGTGAAGATACCTTTCGGAAGAGTTATTTCCTATGGAGAATTGGCCCGTCGGATCGATAATCCGAACGCTTCCCGCGCCGTCGGCCTTGCCAACGGTAAAAACCCGATGGCAATTGTCGTCCCATGTCACCGAGTTATCGGATCGAACGGAAATCTCACCGGATACGGAGGCGGGATACCTAATAAACAGTACTTACTTGAACTGGAACGAAGTCTCGAACAAGGCAATATAAAATCTGACAAGAATTGCGAAGGGGAATTATGGATCTGGTCTGGGCAGAACGAACTACCTTTGAAATATAATTGA